The nucleotide window GCGACAATATATACTATAATTTGATAATATACTTGCAATTGATACCAATATATAGTATTATATGCCCATAATATGCAAATCGGAGGGGCTGTTATGGCCGGGAGGCTGGATAACAAGGTTGCCATCGTCACGGGCGCTACGACGGGTATTGGGCGGGCTATCGCCGCCTTGTTCGTCAAGGAGGGCGCGAAAGTCGTTTTTGCCGGCCGCCGCGAGAAACCCGGCTTGGCGCTGGAAAGCGATCTGAAAGCGATTGGCGGCGATGTCCTGTTCGTTCAGACCGATGTGACGAAAACGGAAGATCTGCAATACCTCGTCAATACGGCTATCGGCACTTATGGGCGCGTGGACGTGCTCGTCAACAATGCCGATCACTTGGGGGCGGACGCCGATTTTGACGAGATTCGCGATTATGAGGACATTTTTAATGTCAACATCAAAAGTTATTTGATCCTGTGCCGCGAGGTTCTGCCATATATGATCCGTCAGCAAAAGGGTTCTATTATCAACGCCTCCTCCGCCTGCGGGGAGACGGGGATTCACAGCGTTGCTTCCTATGCTGCCAGTAAGGGCGCGATTAAGGCCTTTACGCGCTCCTTGGCCGGTGAATACGCCGATCAGGGCGTGCGCGTCAATTCCATTATGCCTGGCATGACGATTTGTGACGATGACCCTGATCATGATATGAAATTCTTCAATTCCATCCCGATGGGCAGGGCTGGGGCCCCGGAAGAGATCGCCAATGGCTTTTTATTCTTTGCCAGCGATGAATCGTCTTTTTGCACCGGCAGCAAT belongs to Oscillospiraceae bacterium CM and includes:
- a CDS encoding glucose 1-dehydrogenase, coding for MAGRLDNKVAIVTGATTGIGRAIAALFVKEGAKVVFAGRREKPGLALESDLKAIGGDVLFVQTDVTKTEDLQYLVNTAIGTYGRVDVLVNNADHLGADADFDEIRDYEDIFNVNIKSYLILCREVLPYMIRQQKGSIINASSACGETGIHSVASYAASKGAIKAFTRSLAGEYADQGVRVNSIMPGMTICDDDPDHDMKFFNSIPMGRAGAPEEIANGFLFFASDESSFCTGSNLIIDGGATAM